Proteins encoded in a region of the Triplophysa dalaica isolate WHDGS20190420 chromosome 10, ASM1584641v1, whole genome shotgun sequence genome:
- the LOC130429423 gene encoding cortexin-1-like — translation MSDVSTLDYELLSSGPSFVGVPSSPPHGVDSEQRTGFAFVGLLMLFLIFLLVRCFRILLDPYSRMPASSWTDHKDGFERGQFDYALV, via the coding sequence ATGAGCGATGTTTCCACGCTGGATTACGAGCTGCTTTCTTCGGGGCCTTCTTTCGTAGGGGTCCCTAGCAGCCCGCCTCATGGCGTGGACTCCGAACAAAGGACGGGCTTCGCCTTCGTAGGCCTCCTGATGCTCTTCTTGATTTTTCTGTTGGTGCGATGCTTCCGCATTCTGCTGGATCCGTACAGCCGTATGCCCGCTTCATCCTGGACAGACCACAAGGACGGATTCGAGAGGGGCCAGTTCGACTACGCCCTGGTGTAA